A region from the Cannabis sativa cultivar Pink pepper isolate KNU-18-1 chromosome 9, ASM2916894v1, whole genome shotgun sequence genome encodes:
- the LOC115723715 gene encoding UDP-glycosyltransferase 92A1: MNQFNFKISHANIMATPTALHHPHHIVLLPFLAHGHLSPFLALARQIKHTSKAFTITIATTALNLKYLRQSTNHGDDILFAELPFSHHDRQSTENLAISKIPDLCHESLSLQSPFRQLIRDIIAKDGRPPLCIISDVFFGWAIDVANSLGTLNFTFTTGGAYGTMAYISLWLHLPHRQTDSSDFALPCFPERCRFCRGKLNSYLRSADGDDPWSRFMQPQISLSLKSHGWLCNTVEEIEPLGIKLLRDYIHRPVWSIGGSSSLSKKNTYTGKEVNICSNKLEKWLDEQEPGSVIYVSFGSQNTIGSSQMIELAKGLERSRKPFVWVVRPPLGYNIKGEFRSEWLPKGFEQRMTEAKQGLVVRDWAPQLKILSHKSTGVFVSHCGWNSIMESLSHGVPIVGWPLGAEQVYNSKMLREEMGVSVELASGVDSIVYEEEVLKVIDIAMDGNGKGGEMRKNASLIKEQIIDANNIREDGKVRGSSVKALEDFLTHVLTMTSKEEIQ; encoded by the coding sequence ATGAAccaattcaattttaaaatatcacacGCGAATATTATGGCTACACCTACTGCTCTTCATCATCCACATCACATTGTGCTGCTTCCGTTTCTAGCTCACGGCCATTTGAGCCCCTTCTTAGCCCTCGCAAGACAAATCAAGCACACATCAAAAGCCTTTACGATCACCATAGCCACCACAGCTCTCAACCTCAAATACCTCCGCCAGTCCACCAACCATGGCGACGACATCCTCTTCGCAGAACTTCCCTTCTCCCATCATGACCGTCAAAGCACAGAGAACTTGGCCATTTCTAAGATACCGGACCTCTGCCACGAATCACTCTCTCTTCAGTCTCCTTTCCGTCAACTCATCCGAGACATCATCGCCAAAGACGGTCGTCCACCGCTGTGTATCATCTCCGACGTTTTCTTTGGATGGGCTATCGACGTTGCCAACAGCCTCGGCACTCTCAACTTCACCTTCACCACCGGCGGCGCCTACGGAACTATGGCTTATATATCATTGTGGCTTCACCTCCCACATCGCCAAACTGATTCTTCAGATTTCGCTTTGCCGTGTTTCCCAGAACGGTGTCGTTTCTGCCGCGGTAAGCTCAACTCGTACTTGAGATCCGCAGATGGTGATGATCCTTGGTCGAGGTTCATGCAGCCCCAGATCTCCCTCTCTTTAAAATCTCACGGTTGGTTGTGTAACACAGTTGAGGAGATAGAGCCTTTAGGTATAAAGCTTTTGCGTGATTACATTCATCGTCCAGTTTGGTCTATTGGAGGTTCTTCGTCTTTGTCCAAAAAAAACACCTACACAGGCAAAGAAGTGAACATATGCTCTAATAAATTGGAGAAATGGTTAGATGAACAGGAACCTGGATCTGTGATATACGTTTCGTTTGGTTCTCAGAACACAATCGGTTCGTCCCAAATGATAGAATTGGCGAAAGGTTTAGAGAGGAGCAGGAAGCCTTTCGTTTGGGTTGTGAGACCTCCACTCGGTTACAACATTAAAGGAGAGTTTCGTTCAGAATGGCTCCCCAAAGGATTCGAACAGAGAATGACAGAGGCAAAACAGGGTTTGGTAGTTAGAGACTGGGCGCCCCAGTTGAAGATTTTGTCGCACAAATCCACAGGGGTGTTCGTGAGCCACTGTGGGTGGAATTCGATAATGGAGAGCTTGAGCCATGGCGTGCCAATCGTGGGGTGGCCACTGGGAGCGGAACAGGTGTACAATTCCAAGATGCTGCGGGAGGAGATGGGAGTGAGTGTGGAGCTGGCGAGTGGTGTTGATAGTATTGTTTACGAGGAGGAAGTGTTAAAGGTTATTGATATAGCCATGGATGGAAATGGTAAGGGCGGAGAGATGAGGAAGAACGCTAGTTTGATTAAAGAACAAATAATAGATGCCAACAATATTAGAGAGGATGGGAAAGTGAGAGGATCCTCTGTGAAGGCGTTGGAGGATTTTCTAACTCATGTCCTAACAATGACTAGTAAAGAGGAGATTCAGTAA